Proteins found in one Synechococcus sp. MU1643 genomic segment:
- the ffh gene encoding signal recognition particle protein, which produces MFDELSARFEDAVKGLRGQDSISETNVDGALKDVRRALLEADVSLPVVKEFVADVRDKAVGAEVVRGVSPDQKFIQVVHEQLVEVMGGDNAPLAKAAEAPTVVLMAGLQGAGKTTATAKLGLHLKDHGRRALMVGADVYRPAAIEQLQTLGAQIDVEVFSLGAEAKPEDIAAAGLAKAKEEGFDTLLVDTAGRLQIDTEMMEEMVRIRTAVQPDEVLLVVDSMIGQEAAELTRAFHDQVGITGAVLTKLDGDSRGGAALSIRKVSGQPIKFIGTGEKVEALQPFHPERMASRILGMGDVLTLVEKAQKEVELADVEKMQKKLQEATFDFSDFVKQMRLIKRMGSLGGLMKMIPGMNKIDDGMLKQGEQQLKRIEAMIGSMTQQERENPDLLASQPSRRRRIASGSGHQAADVDKVLADFQKMRGFMQQMSQGSMPGMGGMPGMGGMPGMPGMGGMPGMGGGMPGMGGMPGGGGRPGRGGPPKRQRPAKKKKGFGDL; this is translated from the coding sequence ATGTTCGACGAGCTTTCAGCCCGTTTTGAGGATGCGGTCAAGGGGCTGCGTGGCCAAGACAGCATCAGCGAAACCAACGTCGATGGAGCCCTGAAGGACGTCCGTCGGGCCTTGCTTGAAGCCGATGTCAGCCTGCCGGTGGTGAAGGAGTTCGTGGCTGACGTCCGCGACAAAGCCGTTGGTGCTGAGGTGGTGCGCGGGGTCAGCCCGGATCAGAAGTTCATTCAGGTGGTCCATGAACAGCTGGTGGAGGTCATGGGGGGCGATAACGCTCCTCTGGCGAAGGCGGCTGAAGCTCCCACCGTCGTGTTGATGGCCGGCCTTCAGGGTGCCGGTAAAACCACAGCGACGGCCAAGCTGGGCCTCCACCTCAAGGATCACGGTCGCCGAGCCCTGATGGTGGGTGCCGACGTCTACCGACCAGCCGCCATCGAGCAGTTGCAAACGCTCGGTGCTCAGATTGATGTGGAGGTGTTCAGCCTCGGTGCTGAGGCCAAGCCGGAAGACATTGCGGCCGCTGGTCTGGCCAAGGCGAAAGAGGAAGGGTTCGACACGCTCCTGGTTGATACCGCCGGTCGCCTCCAGATCGACACCGAGATGATGGAGGAGATGGTGCGGATCCGCACCGCTGTGCAGCCCGATGAGGTGCTGCTGGTGGTGGATTCCATGATCGGCCAAGAAGCAGCCGAACTCACCCGCGCCTTCCACGACCAGGTGGGGATCACCGGAGCGGTGCTCACCAAACTTGATGGTGATTCCCGCGGCGGTGCCGCCCTCTCGATCCGCAAGGTGAGCGGTCAGCCGATCAAGTTCATCGGCACCGGCGAGAAGGTGGAGGCCCTGCAGCCGTTCCATCCCGAACGGATGGCCAGTCGCATCCTCGGTATGGGTGATGTGCTGACGCTGGTGGAGAAGGCCCAGAAGGAGGTCGAACTCGCCGATGTCGAAAAGATGCAGAAAAAGCTGCAGGAGGCGACGTTTGATTTTTCGGACTTCGTGAAGCAGATGCGCTTGATCAAGCGCATGGGCTCGCTTGGGGGTCTGATGAAAATGATCCCAGGCATGAACAAGATCGATGACGGCATGCTCAAGCAGGGGGAGCAGCAGCTCAAGCGCATCGAGGCCATGATCGGCTCGATGACACAGCAGGAGAGGGAAAACCCCGACCTCCTGGCGAGTCAACCCTCAAGGCGTCGCCGGATCGCCAGCGGCAGCGGTCATCAGGCTGCAGATGTGGACAAGGTGTTGGCCGACTTCCAGAAAATGCGCGGCTTCATGCAGCAGATGAGCCAGGGCAGCATGCCCGGAATGGGAGGCATGCCTGGGATGGGCGGAATGCCAGGTATGCCCGGAATGGGTGGAATGCCGGGCATGGGTGGTGGAATGCCTGGTATGGGAGGCATGCCCGGGGGTGGTGGTCGCCCCGGTCGCGGTGGACCGCCGAAGCGGCAGCGACCCGCCAAGAAGAAGAAGGGCTTTGGGGACCTGTGA
- the rpsP gene encoding 30S ribosomal protein S16, with product MIKLRLKRFGKKREASFRLVACNSTSRRDGRPLQELGFYNPRTKETRLDTEAIRERLGQGAQPTDVVRTLLERGGLLEKTVRPAETVGKVKQAAKREADAKEAAEAKASAAKEKAAEASDSAESESTEG from the coding sequence ATGATCAAGCTCCGCCTGAAGCGGTTTGGCAAGAAGCGGGAAGCGAGCTTCCGCCTCGTGGCCTGCAATAGCACCTCACGTCGTGACGGCCGTCCACTTCAGGAGCTGGGGTTCTACAACCCGCGGACGAAGGAAACGCGTCTCGACACCGAAGCCATCCGTGAGCGTCTTGGTCAAGGTGCCCAACCTACCGATGTCGTGCGCACGCTTCTCGAGCGCGGCGGTCTTCTGGAAAAGACCGTGCGTCCTGCTGAGACCGTCGGCAAGGTCAAGCAAGCGGCCAAGCGTGAAGCTGATGCCAAGGAGGCTGCTGAGGCCAAGGCTTCAGCAGCTAAGGAGAAGGCTGCTGAAGCTTCCGATTCCGCAGAATCCGAATCCACCGAGGGCTGA
- a CDS encoding PhoH family protein, whose protein sequence is MSDDGERGRFVLDLPDPDAALALAGEAETTLHRLEALTGSSMVLRGLQLVITGRPTQIERAAAVVELVRPIWQDGQSVSPVDLQSALGALNTGRGDDHAAMGEQVLAKSQKGNLLRPRTLRQKKYVDAMERHDLTFALGPAGTGKTFLATVLAVRMLTARKVERLILTRPAVEAGERLGFLPGDLQQKVDPYLRPLYDALHSLLGAEKTTVLLEKGVIEVAPLAYMRGRTLSDAFVILDEAQNTTPAQMRMVLTRLGERSRMVVTGDITQVDLPATVQSGLVEASEVLEGVEGVAVCRLTAADVVRHPLVQRVVEAYARRDERKTPKFQRR, encoded by the coding sequence GTGTCTGACGACGGCGAACGCGGCCGTTTCGTTCTCGACCTGCCTGATCCTGATGCTGCACTGGCCCTTGCTGGTGAAGCAGAAACAACCCTGCATCGTCTTGAAGCTCTTACGGGATCCTCCATGGTGTTGCGGGGTCTTCAATTGGTGATCACCGGGCGGCCAACGCAGATCGAGCGGGCTGCTGCGGTGGTGGAATTGGTGCGTCCGATCTGGCAGGACGGGCAGTCCGTGTCACCGGTGGATCTGCAATCGGCCCTGGGCGCTCTCAACACCGGCCGCGGCGATGACCACGCCGCCATGGGTGAGCAGGTGTTGGCGAAGAGCCAGAAGGGCAACCTGCTTCGCCCGCGCACCCTGCGCCAAAAGAAATACGTGGATGCCATGGAGCGCCACGACCTCACCTTTGCTCTCGGCCCTGCCGGTACTGGTAAAACCTTTCTTGCCACCGTTCTTGCGGTTCGGATGCTCACCGCACGCAAGGTGGAACGCTTGATTCTCACCCGGCCGGCTGTTGAAGCTGGGGAGCGCCTGGGGTTCCTGCCGGGCGACCTGCAACAAAAGGTGGACCCCTATCTGCGTCCGCTCTACGACGCTTTGCATTCCCTGCTCGGCGCGGAGAAAACCACTGTGCTGCTGGAGAAGGGTGTGATTGAGGTCGCTCCCCTGGCCTACATGCGGGGCCGCACCCTCAGCGATGCCTTCGTGATCCTGGATGAGGCGCAGAACACCACGCCAGCCCAGATGCGCATGGTGCTCACCCGGCTGGGAGAGCGTTCGCGAATGGTTGTGACCGGTGACATCACCCAGGTTGATCTTCCCGCCACCGTGCAGAGCGGTTTGGTGGAGGCGTCCGAGGTGTTGGAGGGCGTGGAAGGAGTTGCGGTCTGCCGCCTCACTGCTGCGGATGTGGTGCGCCACCCCCTCGTGCAGCGAGTGGTGGAGGCCTATGCCCGACGGGACGAACGCAAAACGCCCAAATTTCAACGTCGATAG
- a CDS encoding Bax inhibitor-1 family protein: MPASSNFQEAIREAQSSALVGPNVVNKALPYVGGGMVLTSIGVIGGLSMMATPLFMPLFWVAVIGNLVLFFVAQNVALKGNNATALPLLSIYSLITGFTLSGLVAFAGAVAGVGAVGTAALATGITFVIASIVGRRMSDSVGQALSGVVGLGLIGLILAMVVQFIGGIFAPAMFHGTSFELMIAGFGTVLFVGAAFVDFYTMPRSYRDDQFLAGALSMYLTYINLFIFILRLIIVLNGGGRRD, encoded by the coding sequence ATGCCAGCTAGCAGCAATTTCCAGGAGGCGATCCGAGAGGCGCAATCGAGCGCACTTGTCGGGCCCAACGTTGTCAATAAGGCGCTGCCCTACGTCGGCGGCGGCATGGTGCTGACCTCGATCGGAGTGATCGGTGGTCTCTCGATGATGGCTACTCCGCTGTTCATGCCCCTGTTCTGGGTGGCAGTGATTGGCAACCTAGTGCTGTTCTTCGTGGCGCAGAACGTCGCTTTGAAGGGCAACAACGCCACAGCCTTGCCGCTGCTGTCCATCTACAGCCTGATCACTGGTTTCACCTTGAGTGGTCTCGTTGCTTTTGCTGGAGCCGTTGCCGGTGTTGGTGCTGTCGGCACCGCTGCGCTGGCTACCGGAATCACCTTCGTGATTGCCTCGATCGTCGGCCGTCGCATGAGCGATTCGGTTGGACAGGCACTCTCCGGTGTGGTTGGTCTCGGTCTGATCGGCCTGATCCTGGCGATGGTCGTCCAGTTCATCGGCGGAATCTTTGCCCCTGCCATGTTCCATGGCACCAGCTTTGAGCTGATGATTGCCGGCTTTGGCACCGTCCTGTTCGTGGGCGCCGCCTTCGTCGACTTCTACACGATGCCTCGCTCCTACCGGGATGACCAATTCCTGGCAGGTGCCTTGAGCATGTACCTCACCTACATCAACCTGTTCATCTTCATCCTGCGTCTGATCATCGTGCTCAACGGTGGTGGTCGTCGCGACTGA
- the era gene encoding GTPase Era: MQSTPLPRDYRSGFVALIGRPNVGKSTLVNQLVGEKVAITSPVAQTTRNRLRAILTTEVAQMVLVDTPGIHKPHHLLGERLVKSARSAVGEVDLVVLLLEGCERPGRGDAFIVNLLQQHSLPVLVALNKWDKLAEEHRSEAEEAYAALLQETNWPVHRCSALSGDGCEELTAAMAAQLPLGPQLYPPEMVSDQPERVLLGELIREQVLLHTREEVPHSVAVTIDRVEELPAQGKSAGRTAVLATVLVERKSQKGILIGKGGAMLKTIGQGARLQMQVLIDGPVYLELFVKVVPDWRSKPARLAELGYTGDQ; the protein is encoded by the coding sequence ATGCAATCAACTCCTCTGCCAAGGGACTACCGCTCTGGCTTCGTCGCACTGATTGGTCGACCGAACGTGGGCAAATCCACGCTGGTGAATCAACTGGTGGGGGAGAAGGTTGCGATTACATCCCCTGTGGCTCAAACCACCCGCAATCGCCTGCGGGCAATCCTCACCACGGAGGTGGCCCAGATGGTGCTGGTGGACACGCCTGGCATCCACAAACCCCATCACTTGCTGGGGGAACGCTTGGTGAAGAGTGCGCGCAGCGCAGTTGGTGAAGTGGACCTGGTGGTGTTGCTTCTTGAGGGGTGCGAGCGCCCGGGGCGGGGTGATGCCTTCATCGTGAATCTGCTGCAGCAGCATTCCCTGCCGGTGCTGGTGGCCCTGAACAAGTGGGACAAGCTGGCGGAGGAGCATCGCTCCGAGGCGGAAGAGGCCTATGCCGCCCTGCTGCAGGAGACGAATTGGCCAGTGCATCGCTGCAGCGCCCTTTCAGGCGATGGCTGCGAAGAGCTCACAGCAGCGATGGCGGCTCAGTTGCCCTTGGGGCCACAGCTTTATCCGCCCGAGATGGTGAGTGATCAACCGGAACGGGTCCTGCTGGGGGAACTGATCCGCGAGCAGGTGCTTCTGCACACCCGGGAGGAGGTGCCCCACAGCGTTGCCGTCACCATTGATCGCGTTGAGGAGTTGCCAGCCCAGGGCAAAAGTGCTGGGCGGACGGCCGTTTTGGCCACGGTGCTGGTGGAACGCAAGAGTCAAAAGGGAATCCTGATCGGCAAAGGCGGGGCGATGCTCAAGACGATCGGCCAGGGGGCCCGGCTGCAGATGCAGGTGCTGATCGATGGCCCGGTGTACTTAGAGCTGTTCGTCAAGGTGGTGCCCGATTGGCGCAGCAAACCGGCTCGCCTGGCGGAGCTGGGTTACACGGGCGATCAATAA
- a CDS encoding phycobiliprotein lyase — MSEQAFPPQDPGSFLSLCDGEWMSLRSCFELAAGGDDEWHSSERGELTVRCVTEQGALGQLQVQAPSGTRSILTFAADGQLILDADSPGNWRFWPDGSMELNLSRADGVQVQERIWFTRVNLRLRSTTAVDAQGTPVQGSFCTDIRRVSKPAS; from the coding sequence ATGAGTGAACAAGCCTTTCCCCCACAAGACCCTGGCTCCTTTCTGAGCCTCTGCGATGGGGAGTGGATGAGCCTTCGCAGCTGCTTTGAGCTGGCTGCCGGTGGTGATGATGAGTGGCACAGCAGCGAACGGGGTGAACTCACCGTCCGCTGCGTGACAGAGCAGGGAGCTCTCGGACAACTGCAGGTGCAGGCCCCTAGTGGAACTCGTAGCATTCTCACCTTCGCCGCTGATGGACAGCTGATCCTCGATGCTGATTCCCCGGGTAACTGGAGGTTCTGGCCCGATGGCAGCATGGAGCTGAATCTCAGCCGGGCTGACGGTGTGCAGGTTCAGGAGAGGATCTGGTTTACGCGGGTCAACCTGCGCCTGCGCAGCACAACGGCGGTGGATGCGCAGGGAACACCAGTGCAGGGCAGTTTCTGCACAGACATCCGCAGGGTGTCCAAACCGGCAAGCTGA
- the trmD gene encoding tRNA (guanosine(37)-N1)-methyltransferase TrmD, translating into MAPFRLDVVSLAPQAFAPLLELGVIGRAFNAGIAELHLHNPRDFATDRHRKVDDEPYGGGAGMVLKPEPVFAAMEAIPRRPRSRVLLMSPQGHPLQQQDLQRWSTDHDQLVFLCGHYEGFDERIRGLADEEVSMGDFVLTGGELPAMTVINGVVRLLPGTVGTADSLVEESHSALLLEHPHYTRPADFHGMVVPDVLRSGDHGAIARWRQEQREQRTRERRPDLFARWQTATMNDSSDPGMELRIGNGYDIHRLVPGRALILGGVTLEHPDGLGLDGHSDADVLVHAVMDALLGALALGDIGKYFPPTDPQWKGADSLKLLDQVVKLVKERGWSVVNVDAVVIAERPKLKPHIAEMSSRMASAIGIAPDAVGVKATTNEGLGSEGREEGISCQAVALLQRS; encoded by the coding sequence ATGGCGCCATTTCGCCTTGATGTGGTGAGCCTTGCGCCGCAGGCGTTTGCTCCTCTGCTGGAGCTGGGGGTGATCGGTCGTGCCTTTAACGCGGGTATTGCTGAGTTGCATCTGCACAACCCCAGGGACTTCGCCACGGATCGCCATCGCAAGGTTGATGACGAGCCCTACGGGGGCGGTGCCGGCATGGTGCTCAAGCCGGAGCCGGTGTTCGCTGCCATGGAGGCGATTCCCCGCAGGCCCCGCAGCCGGGTTCTGTTGATGTCGCCGCAGGGGCATCCCCTGCAGCAGCAGGATTTGCAGCGCTGGTCCACCGATCACGATCAACTGGTCTTCCTCTGCGGTCACTACGAGGGGTTCGACGAGCGGATTCGCGGCCTGGCCGATGAGGAGGTGTCGATGGGTGATTTCGTCCTCACCGGTGGAGAGCTGCCAGCGATGACGGTGATTAACGGCGTTGTTCGCCTGCTTCCCGGCACGGTGGGGACGGCCGATTCCCTGGTGGAGGAAAGCCACAGTGCACTCCTCCTCGAACACCCGCACTACACACGCCCTGCCGACTTCCACGGCATGGTCGTTCCGGATGTGCTGCGCAGTGGTGACCACGGTGCTATCGCCCGGTGGCGTCAGGAGCAGCGGGAGCAGCGCACCCGCGAGCGGCGGCCTGATCTGTTTGCCCGCTGGCAGACCGCGACAATGAATGACTCTTCAGACCCCGGCATGGAGCTGCGCATCGGCAACGGATACGACATCCATCGGCTGGTGCCCGGACGGGCCCTCATCCTGGGGGGTGTGACGTTGGAGCATCCCGACGGTCTTGGCCTTGATGGACACAGCGATGCCGACGTGCTGGTGCATGCCGTGATGGATGCCCTGCTCGGGGCCCTCGCCCTTGGTGACATCGGCAAGTACTTCCCCCCCACCGATCCCCAATGGAAAGGGGCCGACAGCTTGAAGCTTCTGGATCAAGTGGTGAAGTTGGTGAAGGAGCGCGGCTGGTCGGTGGTGAACGTCGATGCGGTGGTGATTGCCGAGCGCCCCAAGCTCAAGCCGCATATCGCTGAGATGAGCAGCCGGATGGCGTCAGCGATCGGCATCGCCCCAGACGCTGTTGGTGTGAAGGCCACAACCAACGAAGGATTGGGTTCGGAGGGACGGGAAGAGGGCATCAGTTGCCAGGCTGTGGCCCTGCTGCAGCGGAGCTGA
- a CDS encoding TIGR03792 family protein, with protein sequence MLGGLSETEVRAESDPKLGEAVAVVEHLRLQVPQESREHWMVAERGSWEPWLKQQPGFLGRDLFWDPATEEGTLLIRWSSREEWKSISMEEVQTVQERFEMLAREQTGQRQGNPFPLVFEGELFPQ encoded by the coding sequence ATGTTGGGCGGGCTTTCGGAGACAGAGGTTCGGGCAGAGAGCGACCCGAAGCTTGGCGAAGCGGTGGCTGTGGTTGAGCATCTGCGGCTGCAGGTGCCCCAAGAGAGCCGTGAGCACTGGATGGTGGCGGAACGCGGCAGCTGGGAGCCTTGGTTGAAACAACAGCCTGGGTTTCTGGGCCGTGATCTGTTCTGGGATCCAGCAACCGAGGAGGGAACGCTGCTGATTCGTTGGAGCAGTCGTGAGGAATGGAAATCCATCTCCATGGAAGAGGTGCAGACGGTTCAGGAGCGCTTCGAGATGCTGGCCCGCGAGCAAACAGGACAACGCCAGGGCAACCCTTTCCCGCTGGTGTTTGAAGGGGAACTGTTCCCGCAGTGA
- the larB gene encoding nickel pincer cofactor biosynthesis protein LarB: MNTPDARLDLRRRQRLGMVEAVWGEHKTADQIIAILESFAAAAELGFVTRVAPEKAARVCEALPEVVRHPDARCLILGALPPLPAPPAEVVVLSGGSSDRTVVAEISLALRCHGIGVDPVMDVGVAGLHRLLDQLPRLASARILIACAGMEGALPTVLAGLVPQPVIGVPISVGYGISAGGRTALEGMLASCAPGLTVVNIDNGYGAAMAALRMLRGCAPETTS; the protein is encoded by the coding sequence GTGAACACGCCGGATGCTCGCCTCGATCTACGGCGCCGCCAGCGCTTGGGCATGGTCGAGGCCGTTTGGGGTGAACACAAGACAGCTGATCAGATCATCGCCATCCTGGAGAGCTTTGCCGCAGCAGCAGAACTGGGTTTTGTGACTCGGGTGGCTCCTGAAAAGGCGGCACGGGTGTGCGAGGCGTTGCCAGAGGTGGTGCGGCACCCTGATGCTCGCTGCCTCATCCTGGGTGCGTTGCCTCCTCTGCCTGCGCCACCAGCTGAGGTGGTGGTGCTCAGTGGAGGCAGCAGTGATCGCACGGTGGTGGCGGAGATCAGCCTGGCCCTGCGTTGCCATGGCATCGGCGTCGATCCTGTGATGGATGTGGGGGTGGCCGGATTGCACCGCCTGCTCGATCAACTCCCCCGTCTGGCCTCGGCTCGGATCCTGATCGCCTGCGCGGGGATGGAGGGTGCGTTGCCGACAGTGCTCGCTGGTCTGGTGCCGCAACCAGTCATTGGCGTGCCGATTTCCGTTGGCTATGGGATTAGCGCAGGGGGGCGAACTGCTTTGGAAGGAATGCTTGCCAGCTGTGCCCCAGGACTAACAGTGGTGAATATCGACAACGGCTACGGTGCGGCAATGGCTGCGTTGCGGATGCTCAGGGGCTGTGCTCCAGAAACCACTAGCTGA
- a CDS encoding DUF1517 domain-containing protein, with protein MGAAAATPRLLKRPQRLLASLFLPLVIVGLCLFQAHPADAARGGRMGGGSFRAPSMPRSTGGSYGGGYRGGGYRGGGMGFPFLIPIFGFGGGGLFGLLILMAVAGVLVNAIRGVGNAPSIGGAAAAPAMPRNVNMIQVQVGLLASAKSLQDDLRSLAASSDTSSSAGLQRLLQETTLALLRQPDLWVYANAESGSVPFSSAESTFNRLSMNERSKLDAELTSNVGGQRMSDTSSSAGEADATNEFIVVTLLVASTATAKLSGADTGEDLRQTLRILGSTASTELMALEVIWQPEGHGDVLSANDLVTAYPNLQHL; from the coding sequence GTGGGCGCTGCTGCGGCCACCCCTCGACTGTTGAAACGACCCCAACGACTGCTCGCATCACTATTTTTGCCACTGGTGATTGTGGGGCTCTGCCTGTTCCAGGCACATCCGGCTGATGCAGCCCGCGGTGGGCGCATGGGCGGGGGCAGCTTCCGCGCTCCTTCAATGCCCCGATCCACCGGCGGTAGCTATGGCGGCGGCTACCGCGGTGGTGGCTACCGCGGCGGCGGAATGGGTTTCCCCTTCCTCATTCCAATCTTCGGCTTCGGTGGCGGCGGACTCTTTGGTCTGCTGATCCTGATGGCGGTCGCAGGCGTGCTGGTGAACGCCATTCGCGGAGTGGGCAATGCCCCCTCAATTGGTGGTGCGGCTGCTGCTCCAGCCATGCCGCGCAATGTGAACATGATTCAAGTGCAGGTGGGGCTGCTGGCCAGCGCCAAATCCCTTCAGGACGATCTGCGCTCTTTGGCTGCCTCCTCCGACACAAGCAGTTCAGCTGGTCTGCAGAGGTTGCTTCAGGAAACAACCCTGGCTCTGCTGCGACAACCGGACCTCTGGGTCTACGCCAATGCCGAGAGTGGAAGTGTTCCCTTCAGCTCCGCTGAATCGACCTTCAATCGCCTCTCGATGAATGAGCGCAGCAAGCTGGACGCTGAGCTCACCAGCAATGTTGGTGGTCAGCGAATGAGCGACACCAGCAGCAGCGCTGGCGAGGCAGACGCCACCAACGAATTCATCGTCGTGACGCTTCTCGTTGCGTCAACGGCAACAGCCAAGCTCAGTGGCGCCGACACTGGGGAGGATCTGCGCCAGACACTGCGCATTCTCGGTTCCACGGCTTCCACTGAACTCATGGCCCTTGAAGTGATCTGGCAGCCGGAGGGCCACGGAGATGTGCTCAGCGCCAACGACCTCGTCACCGCCTATCCCAACCTGCAGCACCTCTGA
- the thiS gene encoding sulfur carrier protein ThiS: MPLTLMVNGETRVLDPAPTPASLSAVVALLANNPQLVVAEHNGVIAPRSRWDKIVVKDDDTLEIVTIVGGGS, from the coding sequence ATGCCTCTCACCCTGATGGTCAACGGTGAAACCCGCGTGCTGGATCCAGCACCGACCCCCGCCAGCCTGTCGGCCGTTGTTGCCCTGCTGGCCAACAACCCCCAGCTGGTGGTCGCCGAGCACAACGGGGTGATCGCACCCCGCAGCCGTTGGGACAAAATCGTGGTGAAGGATGACGACACCCTTGAGATCGTCACCATCGTTGGTGGTGGTTCCTAG
- a CDS encoding thiamine phosphate synthase, giving the protein MNPTPSETSLDPRVARLIDANLDRAREGLRVVEDWCRFGLEQQDLVVRLKDWRQRLGRLHHDSYKQARSTSTDTGAGLEHPAQLDRHSPDHVVAANCARVQEALRVLEEYGRNIDPALAAEAAAIRYCLYDLEVTCLNATLGARRRNKLQDCRLCLITTPCDDLSDRVQAALQNGVGMVQYRCKAGHDRERLQEAQQLRQLCNRFGALLFINDRVDLALAVDADGVHLGQEDMPSEVARDLLGTDRLLGRSTHSIDQVHQAQQEPIDYLGFGPIHSTAVKPERKPVGVELLAQATAISQCPVFAIGGITLANLQALLTAGGQRAAVIGAIMHADDSGLASRQLLQQLDHATF; this is encoded by the coding sequence ATGAATCCAACCCCAAGCGAGACATCCCTGGATCCACGGGTGGCACGCCTGATCGACGCCAACCTCGACCGTGCTCGGGAAGGTCTGAGGGTTGTTGAGGACTGGTGCCGCTTCGGGCTGGAGCAACAGGATCTGGTGGTGCGCCTCAAGGATTGGCGTCAACGGCTGGGACGGCTCCATCACGACAGCTACAAGCAGGCCCGCTCCACCAGCACCGACACCGGTGCCGGACTGGAGCATCCAGCCCAACTGGATCGCCACAGCCCCGACCACGTGGTGGCGGCCAACTGCGCCCGGGTGCAGGAAGCGCTGCGGGTGCTGGAGGAATACGGCCGCAACATCGATCCCGCCCTGGCTGCTGAAGCCGCTGCGATCCGCTATTGCCTTTACGACTTGGAGGTGACCTGCCTCAACGCCACCCTGGGAGCAAGGCGACGCAACAAGCTTCAGGACTGTCGCCTATGCCTAATCACAACGCCCTGCGATGACCTGAGCGATCGGGTGCAGGCCGCCCTGCAAAACGGAGTGGGCATGGTGCAGTACCGCTGCAAAGCGGGACACGACCGCGAACGTCTGCAGGAGGCCCAGCAGCTCAGGCAGCTCTGCAACCGCTTCGGGGCTCTGTTGTTCATCAATGACCGTGTGGACTTAGCCCTGGCGGTCGATGCGGATGGGGTGCACCTGGGCCAGGAGGACATGCCCAGCGAGGTGGCCCGCGATTTGTTGGGTACCGATCGTCTGCTGGGCCGCAGCACCCACAGCATCGATCAGGTTCATCAGGCTCAGCAGGAGCCGATCGACTACCTCGGCTTCGGCCCGATCCACTCCACGGCCGTAAAACCCGAGCGGAAGCCTGTTGGTGTGGAGCTCTTGGCGCAAGCCACTGCGATCAGCCAATGCCCCGTCTTTGCCATCGGTGGAATCACGCTGGCCAACCTGCAGGCACTGCTCACGGCCGGGGGCCAGCGCGCGGCGGTGATCGGCGCGATCATGCACGCAGATGACAGCGGTTTGGCCTCGCGGCAACTGCTCCAGCAGCTGGACCACGCCACGTTCTGA
- a CDS encoding bifunctional riboflavin kinase/FAD synthetase, giving the protein MIPLCSPEEARRPTALALGSFDGLHAGHRSVIAEAIQGSQDEAIASVVSFWPHPREVLFGEARLRLDLPSEKLALLEPLGIQQLVLVPFTRELAQLSAEDFVTSVLLNTLQARRIAVGTNFRFGHQRRGDAEMLGRLAAQNGVEVKVVPIVEDQEGRMSSSRIRAALDQADLTTAKALLGRAYRFQGRVVRGRGLGRELGWPTANLQVDGRKALPGLGVYAAWAQLDGDGDRLPAVMNLGPQPTIDPTSPSAVEVHLLDQSLELEGRHLGVEPVQRLRGQTKFSGLEELSIQIGRDAAQARKILQTGSQATVG; this is encoded by the coding sequence TTGATCCCGCTCTGTTCTCCAGAGGAAGCCCGTCGGCCCACTGCCCTGGCGCTGGGAAGCTTCGATGGCTTGCACGCCGGCCATCGCAGCGTGATCGCTGAGGCCATCCAGGGCAGCCAGGATGAGGCCATTGCCTCGGTGGTGAGCTTCTGGCCCCATCCCCGTGAGGTGCTGTTCGGCGAGGCACGCCTGAGGCTGGATCTACCCAGCGAAAAACTCGCCCTGCTGGAACCCCTGGGGATCCAGCAGCTCGTGCTGGTTCCCTTCACCCGCGAGCTCGCTCAGCTGAGTGCGGAAGACTTCGTCACCAGCGTGCTGCTGAACACACTTCAGGCCAGGCGCATTGCCGTGGGCACCAACTTCCGCTTCGGTCATCAGCGGCGCGGTGACGCCGAGATGCTGGGACGGCTAGCAGCTCAGAACGGAGTTGAGGTGAAGGTGGTGCCCATCGTTGAAGACCAAGAGGGCCGGATGAGCAGCAGCAGAATCCGCGCGGCCCTCGACCAGGCCGACCTAACCACCGCCAAAGCCTTGCTTGGCCGGGCCTACCGCTTTCAGGGACGGGTGGTTCGGGGCCGAGGCCTGGGGCGCGAACTGGGCTGGCCCACCGCCAATCTCCAGGTGGATGGGCGAAAGGCATTGCCAGGGCTTGGCGTCTACGCCGCCTGGGCCCAACTGGATGGCGATGGTGATCGCCTGCCGGCCGTGATGAACCTCGGCCCCCAACCCACGATCGATCCCACATCTCCCTCAGCCGTTGAGGTGCACCTGCTGGATCAAAGCCTGGAGCTGGAGGGCCGGCACCTGGGTGTCGAGCCTGTGCAGCGCCTGCGCGGCCAGACCAAATTCAGTGGTCTCGAGGAGCTCAGCATCCAGATCGGCCGCGACGCAGCCCAAGCCCGCAAGATCCTTCAGACCGGCTCTCAGGCCACGGTCGGATAG